From Penicillium psychrofluorescens genome assembly, chromosome: 6, one genomic window encodes:
- a CDS encoding uncharacterized protein (ID:PFLUO_009140-T1.cds;~source:funannotate), translating to MFGWGSGLALPPISSDPDKERKPPSSPTPLDFPVYNLPDVAANGSDSTIRGMHGLLAAIKRPEDISIARFRPLNVKMDSDVDVQDMFPKDQTQSLPPVPWEEAEDPAEPPLLDNGVRYPPKDRFEILNTELSLDNDDAFREVTRLPLREGRSRVRVSQSRKFWVGLERLSQYWDTSLDHYFERPATPEPTPSADGEQADEDRMQVDQDKPQIPMDVDEPQAPDVASRPSVAMYTGRRMGCGPEMPDEVRDEVVRAFMELAAWPFGCQVTVPPLPPRLMVRSLLFPVRQSFQACRSPRDRQVARSGTLEGPVLIAQCRPETSFRTPDETPGSGVGEVCDIFREVGGMLLAAQERSRYSGIELRPGEGKWWTTTPRFGGAPNDGVLEDLINNSHGMSLPDSMMEEGKPASPAPEPESARKRHKFEHYASGLSRRPSAMRKLSNSEKWKILQPGTSLWDKRMKYMQIGKVPESPFDDIYMVSSINHHISILHLRVHRRYLEILGNGDSSFPPDTDSSEQPWHVLKLQRTRWFDLLDGNDRVEGLKAVWRLFHYQLRKV from the exons atgtTTGGCTGGGGCTCTGGGCTGG CCTTGCCTCCCATCAGCTCAGATCCTGATAAGGAACGAAAACCTCCCTCCAGCCCGACCCCACTCGACTTCCCCGTCTACAATCTCCCCGATGTCGCCGCCAACGGGTCCGATTCGACCATCCGAGGCATGCATGGCCTCCTGGCCGCCATCAAGCGGCCAGAGGATATCTCGATCGCCCGATTCCGACCGTTGAACGTCAAGATGGACTCGGATGTCGATGTCCAAGACATGTTCCCCAAAGATCAAACACAGTCACTGCCTCCAGTGCCATGGGAAGAGGCAGAGGATCCGGCCGAGCCACCGCTGTTGGACAATGGTGTCCGATACCCACCCAAGGATCGATTCGAGATTCTCAACACCGAACTATCCCTGGACAATGACGATGCTTTTCGAGAGGTGACTCGGCTTCCTCTCCGCGAGGGTCGGAGTCGGGTGCGGGTATCGCAGTCGCGAAAGTTTTGGGTGGGATTGGAGCGTTTATCGCAGTACTGGGACACAAGCCTGGACCATTACTTTGAGCGCCCTGCGACACCGGAACCGACGCCGTCGGCTGACGGAGAGCAGGCTGATGAGGATAGAATGCAGGTGGACCAGGACAAGCCACAAATCCCgatggatgtggatgagcCGCAAGCCCCGGACGTGGCCTCGCGCCCATCGGTGGCTATGTACACTGGACGCCGTATGGGTTGCGGTCCAGAGATGCCCGATGAGGTTCGAGACGAGGTGGTCCGGGCTTTCATGGAATTGGCCGCCTGGCCGTTCGGATGCCAGGTCACGGTGCCCCCGCTTCCTCCACGGCTGATGGTGAGGAGCCTCCTTTTCCCGGTGAGACAATCCTTCCAGGCCTGCCGGTCTCCGCGCGATCGTCAGGTTGCCCGGAGCGGCACCTTGGAAGGACCCGTCCTCATCGCACAGTGTCGGCCAGAGACCTCTTTCCGCACTCCCGATGAAACTCCCGGATCCGGGGTCGGTGAGGTCTGTGATATCTTCCGAGAGGTCGGCGGCATGCTCTTAGCGGCGCAGGAACGTTCCCGCTATAGTGGCATCGAGCTGCGGCCCGGTGAGGGTAAATGGTGGACCACAACGCCCCGGTTCGGCGGCGCGCCCAATGACGGGGTCCTCGAAGACCTCATCAATAACAGCCACGGGATGTCTCTTCCAGACTcgatgatggaagaaggtAAACCCGCCTCGCCCGCACCGGAGCCGGAAAGCGCACGGAAACGCCACAAGTTCGAGCACTATGCCTCAGGACTGTCTCGCCGGCCAAGCGCGATGCGGAAGCTCTCTAATAGCGAAAAGTGGAAGATCCTCCAGCCCGGCACAAGCCTCTGGGACAAGCGAATGAAGTACATGCAGATCGGCAAGGTGCCGGAGAGTCCATTTGACGAT ATCTACATGGTCTCCTCGATCAATCACCACATCTCGATTCTGCACCTCCGCGTCCACCGGCGGTATCTCGAAATTCTCGGCAACGGTGACAGCAGTTTCCCGCCAGACACCGATAGCTCCGAGCAACCGTGGCATGTGCTGAAACTCCAGCGCACGCGGTGGTTTGATTTGCTTGATGGCAACGATCGCGTTGAGGGCCTGAAGGCCGTGTGGAGGCTGTTCCACTACCAGCTGCGGAAGGTATAG